The Halomonas sp. KG2 genome contains a region encoding:
- a CDS encoding helix-turn-helix transcriptional regulator, whose translation MSQTSALIDTLKRQLRSQGKTYADVALWLGLSEASVKRLFAEQHITLERLERICDQLNLEFAELVQSMQEEEHRLQELTQAQEQSIVDDRELFLVAVCVINGYRFDEIHHQYQLSEAQCTRQLLALERLKLIDLLPGNRIRRRVAANFRWRPGGPIQRFFQQYIATEFFQSRFDSDSEKLIVLNGLLSHAGNAEWQQTMQRLAKEFHALCERESGLPINQRFGTTSVLAVRQWQYALFQGYKR comes from the coding sequence GTGTCTCAGACAAGCGCGCTTATTGATACCTTAAAACGCCAGCTGCGCTCCCAGGGGAAAACCTACGCTGATGTGGCGTTATGGCTTGGGTTGAGCGAGGCCTCGGTCAAACGGCTATTCGCTGAGCAGCACATCACCCTAGAGCGGCTAGAGCGTATTTGCGATCAGCTTAACCTGGAATTTGCTGAGTTGGTGCAATCCATGCAAGAGGAAGAGCACCGTTTGCAGGAGCTGACCCAGGCGCAGGAGCAGAGCATTGTCGATGATCGTGAGCTGTTCTTGGTCGCTGTGTGTGTGATTAACGGCTATCGGTTTGATGAAATTCATCACCAGTACCAGCTCAGTGAGGCGCAGTGCACTCGGCAACTGCTGGCGCTAGAACGGCTAAAGCTGATTGATCTATTGCCGGGTAATCGAATCCGGCGGCGTGTGGCCGCGAATTTTCGTTGGCGGCCTGGCGGCCCCATTCAGCGTTTTTTCCAGCAATATATTGCCACAGAGTTTTTTCAGTCCCGTTTCGATAGCGACAGCGAAAAGCTAATTGTGCTGAATGGCCTGCTTTCTCATGCGGGTAATGCTGAATGGCAACAAACGATGCAGCGGCTGGCAAAAGAGTTTCACGCCCTGTGTGAACGCGAAAGCGGGCTGCCCATTAATCAGCGCTTTGGTACCACCTCAGTGCTGGCTGTGCGTCAGTGGCAATATGCGTTGTTCCAGGGCTATAAGCGGTAA